A genomic window from Natronorubrum aibiense includes:
- a CDS encoding ABC transporter substrate-binding protein, giving the protein MPSEESRHEVSTRRDTLKYGGILAASLALAGCSDLAGQNETTAPSATESYSVELSPVGEVTFDEIPSNVMAYSPHYADMLVALGHDDALNSLGFPDGYGQTLSYFFEPFDGVDFDVNGLTELFSNGSFDKEVLYELDSDVHLMDPAWASTFDGWDKTDTDEIRDNVGPWFGNRYSRQHASPTEKWADGYRYYTIWELTEKVAAVFQEEDRFEALQAEYEDLYATIRANLPPENERPTVGLVTYYDDTFHPYRISGPGFGKAHTRPLGARDAFANSDRTYAENYEAGYDFEGMFEIDPDVILHNFAVTPFYDWEAVVDAIENDPLGQELTAIRNDRFYASGQSFQGPLQTLLQLEMTAKQVYPEQFGEWPRYETGDSYPEFDDDEQLFDHERVANIVSGEF; this is encoded by the coding sequence ATGCCAAGTGAAGAATCGAGGCACGAAGTATCGACGCGAAGAGACACGCTAAAGTACGGCGGGATACTCGCAGCGAGCCTTGCCCTTGCGGGCTGTTCGGATCTGGCCGGGCAGAACGAGACGACAGCCCCATCGGCCACGGAGTCGTACTCGGTCGAACTGTCTCCGGTCGGAGAGGTTACCTTCGACGAGATCCCGTCGAACGTGATGGCTTACAGTCCACACTACGCGGATATGCTCGTCGCACTGGGTCACGACGATGCCCTCAACTCCCTCGGGTTCCCAGACGGCTACGGGCAGACGCTCTCGTACTTTTTCGAGCCGTTCGACGGCGTCGATTTCGACGTCAACGGGCTAACGGAACTGTTTTCGAACGGATCGTTCGACAAAGAAGTTCTCTACGAACTCGACAGTGACGTCCACCTGATGGACCCGGCCTGGGCGTCGACGTTCGATGGCTGGGACAAGACGGACACCGACGAAATACGCGATAACGTCGGCCCATGGTTCGGGAACCGATACAGCCGTCAGCACGCGAGTCCAACCGAGAAGTGGGCCGACGGGTATCGGTACTACACGATTTGGGAACTCACCGAGAAGGTCGCAGCGGTGTTCCAAGAGGAAGATCGCTTCGAAGCATTACAGGCGGAGTACGAGGATTTGTACGCGACGATTCGCGCAAATCTTCCACCGGAGAACGAGCGCCCGACGGTGGGGCTCGTCACGTACTACGACGATACGTTCCACCCGTATCGGATCTCGGGGCCGGGCTTCGGGAAAGCACACACGCGTCCGCTGGGCGCACGCGATGCGTTTGCAAACAGCGATCGGACGTATGCTGAGAACTACGAAGCCGGCTACGACTTCGAGGGAATGTTCGAAATTGACCCGGACGTCATCCTCCACAACTTTGCTGTCACGCCGTTTTACGACTGGGAAGCCGTCGTCGACGCGATCGAGAACGATCCACTCGGACAAGAGTTGACCGCCATCCGGAACGATCGTTTCTACGCATCGGGGCAGTCGTTCCAAGGGCCGCTCCAGACCCTGTTGCAACTCGAGATGACCGCCAAACAAGTGTACCCCGAGCAGTTCGGAGAGTGGCCGCGCTACGAGACGGGAGATAGCTATCCCGAATTCGACGACGACGAGCAGCTGTTCGATCACGAGCGAGTGGCCAACATCGTCAGCGGTGAGTTCTGA
- a CDS encoding ABC transporter substrate-binding protein gives MHPSDTNAETTRTPTRRDTIKYGGAVVSGGLLAGCVGDSESAPAATDGTTEGGPYTVSMEPVGEVTFESVPETWVAYTGGYADMAVALGQADGITGIGHAPRYYTSVYDELPGVSVDREQLEANPEVRTKEQFYELDSDVHLYDPEMLINWFDWDQSDIDEIARNVGPFVGNLIFRRSDNWHSDYRYYTLYEAFEKVAEVFQQRDRFEAFAEFHDEFIADIQTQLPAPDQRPNVFLTFEGSTEPEAFSPYRLVDKGTSKKQWLDLGVGDVLAGTDIENLSTTIRGKLDYEHLLEVDPDVILIRGHERKSASEFRDTVLAYMEDHPVGGKLRAVENGRVYRGGYLYQGPIQNLFLTERAAKQMYPDVFGDVTSDTELFDRERVADIINGEI, from the coding sequence ATGCATCCCAGCGACACGAACGCGGAGACGACGCGAACACCGACGCGCAGAGACACGATCAAATACGGCGGCGCAGTCGTCAGCGGGGGGCTGCTTGCCGGCTGCGTGGGCGATTCGGAATCGGCACCGGCAGCAACAGACGGCACCACCGAAGGCGGTCCGTATACCGTCTCGATGGAGCCCGTCGGTGAGGTTACGTTCGAGTCGGTTCCAGAGACGTGGGTCGCATACACCGGTGGATACGCAGATATGGCCGTCGCACTCGGCCAGGCAGACGGAATAACGGGTATCGGTCACGCCCCTCGGTACTACACGTCCGTCTACGACGAACTTCCGGGCGTAAGCGTCGACCGCGAGCAACTCGAGGCAAATCCCGAAGTCAGAACCAAAGAACAGTTCTACGAACTCGACAGCGACGTTCACCTCTATGATCCGGAGATGCTCATCAACTGGTTCGACTGGGACCAGTCCGATATCGACGAGATTGCCAGAAACGTCGGGCCGTTCGTGGGCAATCTGATCTTCCGACGGTCTGATAACTGGCACAGCGATTACCGCTACTACACGCTCTACGAGGCGTTCGAGAAGGTCGCAGAAGTCTTCCAACAGCGAGACCGTTTCGAGGCGTTCGCGGAGTTCCACGACGAGTTCATCGCCGATATTCAGACACAGCTCCCCGCGCCGGATCAGCGTCCCAACGTCTTTCTCACGTTCGAGGGAAGTACCGAACCAGAGGCGTTCTCACCGTACCGGCTCGTCGATAAGGGAACGAGCAAGAAACAGTGGCTCGATCTCGGCGTTGGTGACGTGCTAGCTGGAACCGACATCGAGAACCTGAGCACCACGATCCGCGGAAAACTCGATTACGAACACCTGCTGGAAGTCGATCCGGACGTTATTCTCATTCGAGGACACGAGCGAAAATCCGCGTCGGAGTTCCGCGATACTGTCCTTGCGTATATGGAGGATCATCCCGTCGGAGGTAAACTTCGGGCCGTCGAGAACGGGCGAGTGTACCGTGGCGGCTACCTCTATCAGGGACCGATACAGAACCTGTTTTTGACCGAACGGGCTGCCAAACAGATGTATCCCGACGTGTTCGGTGACGTAACGAGCGATACGGAGCTGTTCGACCGCGAACGAGTTGCTGACATTATTAACGGAGAGATATAA
- a CDS encoding ABC transporter substrate-binding protein, which translates to MADDHTNTTTGPTRRDTLKYGAAIGGAALAGCSDLADRNEGAETAGHGNGSYTVTMPPMGDVEFDSVPQSYMSYRVTHADMGVALGVGDRLKAVYNIGQYPFEFYDELPGVDVDVDSLSEIEVNEDYEADKEWFYEIDCDVHLMDPEYMSQWLLSPEDVDEIAQNIGPFFGHYARRRIGEERDYPFLSLYEIFENVSKVFQREDRYAAFSEFHDEFINDLQAELPSDAERPAVGLVATGPEMVQNDEFGAYHIDPGYGKKQYIDLEVKNAMEGIVPEDTSYAQVDYETLLEADPDILMIHNGILGTDSREAFIDQVIDPMREHPLGSQLTAVQNDDVYRGGNNTQGPITNLFQTEAVAKQLYPEQFGNFPGFGQIPDDAKLFDRERVADIINGDI; encoded by the coding sequence ATGGCGGACGACCACACGAATACGACGACTGGACCGACGCGCAGAGACACGCTAAAGTACGGCGCGGCTATCGGCGGCGCTGCCCTTGCTGGCTGTTCGGATCTCGCAGACCGGAATGAGGGAGCTGAAACAGCCGGCCATGGAAACGGATCATATACGGTGACGATGCCGCCGATGGGCGACGTCGAATTCGATTCGGTTCCACAGTCGTATATGTCCTACCGTGTCACCCACGCGGACATGGGCGTGGCTCTCGGTGTCGGCGATCGTCTGAAAGCGGTCTACAATATCGGCCAGTATCCGTTCGAATTCTACGACGAGTTGCCGGGCGTCGATGTCGACGTCGACTCGCTTTCGGAAATTGAAGTGAACGAGGACTACGAGGCCGATAAAGAGTGGTTCTACGAGATTGACTGTGACGTCCACCTGATGGACCCCGAGTACATGTCGCAGTGGCTGCTCTCGCCCGAGGACGTCGACGAAATCGCACAGAACATCGGGCCGTTTTTCGGCCACTACGCTCGCCGACGGATCGGCGAGGAGCGAGACTATCCGTTCCTGTCGCTGTACGAAATCTTCGAAAACGTCTCGAAGGTGTTCCAGCGTGAAGACCGCTATGCGGCATTCAGTGAGTTCCACGACGAGTTCATCAACGACCTGCAGGCTGAGCTTCCGTCGGACGCAGAGCGTCCGGCCGTCGGCCTCGTCGCCACCGGACCCGAAATGGTACAGAACGACGAGTTCGGCGCGTACCACATCGATCCCGGCTACGGAAAGAAACAGTACATCGACCTCGAGGTAAAAAACGCCATGGAGGGCATCGTTCCCGAAGACACGTCGTATGCGCAGGTCGACTACGAGACGCTTCTGGAAGCCGATCCGGACATCCTGATGATCCATAACGGAATCCTCGGGACCGATTCTCGCGAAGCGTTCATCGATCAGGTGATCGATCCGATGCGAGAGCACCCCCTTGGAAGTCAGCTAACAGCGGTACAGAACGATGACGTGTACCGCGGTGGCAACAATACGCAGGGACCGATTACGAACCTCTTCCAGACAGAGGCAGTCGCAAAGCAACTCTATCCGGAGCAGTTCGGCAACTTCCCCGGATTCGGACAAATACCCGATGATGCGAAGTTGTTCGACCGCGAGCGGGTTGCGGACATCATTAACGGAGACATCTGA
- a CDS encoding phosphate signaling complex PhoU family protein — translation METRKVQLSGGTTYTVSLPKQWAEEHGVEAGSILHVDPNEDGTLLVSSTHKADDELVATVPVESRSLDELVRTVEALYLVGYDRICLRDPTGNMAGVAHEFTRRTSLSGLEVLEATETKIVFHNLIEARNVSIRKNTIRLNLIVLSMYRDAIDAVVDGDESLARSVIDRDDEADKMFAMISRHFRRSLSNLQEVQQLGFTRDELFEYYYVARQLERVGDHAEKIARLVTRHAPDLSPELVDTIGGMADRSRAVFERSTETVLSNAPLETAYQALDDRTKLVADLEAIDRDLYEHDSAGNAYLAGLLLDSIKRTAEYGANIAEMGIQRERRTCSATE, via the coding sequence ATGGAAACGCGAAAGGTACAACTCTCCGGTGGAACGACGTACACCGTCTCGCTGCCGAAACAGTGGGCTGAAGAACACGGGGTCGAGGCGGGCTCGATCCTTCACGTCGATCCCAACGAGGACGGAACGTTACTCGTCAGTTCCACACACAAAGCGGACGACGAACTGGTCGCGACGGTGCCAGTCGAGTCACGATCGCTCGACGAACTCGTCCGAACCGTCGAGGCGCTGTATCTGGTCGGCTACGATCGTATCTGCCTCCGTGATCCGACGGGGAATATGGCCGGCGTCGCACACGAATTCACCAGACGAACGTCTTTGAGCGGCCTCGAAGTGCTCGAGGCGACCGAGACGAAGATCGTCTTCCATAACCTGATCGAGGCACGGAACGTCTCGATTCGAAAGAACACGATCCGCCTCAATCTCATCGTCTTGAGCATGTACCGGGACGCGATCGACGCGGTCGTCGACGGTGACGAGTCGCTCGCACGAAGCGTGATCGATCGCGACGACGAAGCCGACAAAATGTTCGCCATGATTTCCCGTCACTTCCGGCGCTCGCTCTCGAACCTTCAGGAGGTCCAACAGCTCGGCTTCACCAGAGACGAACTATTCGAGTACTACTATGTCGCCAGACAGCTCGAGCGCGTCGGCGACCACGCAGAAAAGATCGCTCGTCTGGTCACGAGACACGCCCCCGACCTGTCGCCCGAGCTCGTCGACACGATCGGCGGGATGGCGGATCGCTCGCGAGCCGTCTTCGAGCGCTCGACTGAAACCGTCCTCTCGAATGCACCACTCGAGACCGCCTATCAGGCGCTGGACGACCGGACCAAACTCGTAGCCGACCTCGAGGCGATCGATCGCGACCTTTACGAGCACGATTCGGCGGGGAATGCGTATCTGGCGGGGCTATTGCTCGATAGTATCAAACGAACGGCGGAGTACGGTGCGAACATCGCTGAGATGGGGATCCAACGCGAGCGACGAACGTGCAGCGCCACTGAATGA
- a CDS encoding PhoU family transcriptional regulator → MSRQSVQWCIHQSRHGREATLAQIVEAIDRTALETKSALADDLDLSEHYVSELLQELKGRDLVKKAYVVDQERLFEEAPAVSSLYGTDTTENGQIILELLEGIEQVTNEQYAAARATFVGETPERTAGQLEPLTNERTSALLNELKSFTLSTEWPGNRVAAEFATIARNLELVGDRACFVSDVVEDTAVNASGVIEERLLEVFETGERINEYVRAILFDCDLDSIDSLYAAEERVHRNINELFELVTAYDTDVYGYLVSITRALERAIYYWVDTAEIAVQLHVGIELEHLTMGTSA, encoded by the coding sequence ATGTCCCGCCAATCGGTACAGTGGTGTATCCACCAGTCGCGACATGGCCGTGAAGCGACGCTCGCACAGATCGTCGAGGCGATCGACCGAACAGCCCTCGAGACGAAGTCGGCGCTCGCCGACGACCTCGACCTCTCGGAACACTACGTCTCCGAACTCCTCCAAGAACTGAAAGGGCGCGACCTCGTCAAGAAGGCCTACGTCGTCGATCAGGAACGGCTCTTCGAGGAGGCGCCCGCCGTCTCGAGTCTCTACGGGACGGATACAACCGAGAACGGGCAGATCATCCTCGAGTTACTCGAGGGGATCGAGCAGGTGACGAACGAGCAGTACGCCGCCGCTCGCGCGACGTTCGTCGGGGAGACCCCGGAGCGAACTGCGGGGCAACTCGAGCCGCTGACGAACGAGCGGACGTCCGCGCTGCTCAACGAACTCAAGTCTTTTACCCTCTCGACGGAGTGGCCGGGAAACAGGGTGGCAGCCGAGTTCGCAACGATCGCCCGCAATCTCGAACTGGTCGGCGATAGAGCCTGTTTCGTCTCCGACGTGGTCGAAGACACGGCAGTCAACGCCAGCGGGGTTATCGAGGAGCGACTGCTCGAGGTGTTCGAGACCGGCGAACGGATCAACGAGTACGTCAGGGCGATCCTCTTCGACTGCGATCTCGACAGTATCGACAGCCTCTACGCCGCCGAGGAACGCGTCCACCGAAACATAAACGAACTGTTCGAGCTGGTGACCGCTTACGACACCGACGTCTACGGCTACCTGGTTTCGATCACGCGAGCGCTTGAGCGGGCGATCTACTACTGGGTCGACACCGCGGAAATCGCCGTCCAGTTACACGTCGGGATCGAACTCGAGCACCTGACGATGGGAACGAGTGCGTAG